The following DNA comes from Caulobacter mirabilis.
ACGCCCTTCAACGTCGGGCCCATCGGGGAACTTTTGCCGGTCACCGTGTGGCAGCTCTTGCACTGGGCGTTGACAGCGCCTGCCCGTCCTGGGCGACGGCCGGAGCGGCGAGGGCGGAAGCGACGAGCATGGCGAGGATCAGGCGCATGACGGGTCTCCAGCGGCGCACGGACGCGGCGCCTGAGAAGCCTAAACGCGAAGCCGAAGATTTCACTGGCCGCCCAAGGCGCTTAACAACGTTAAGATGGGGCAGGGTCGCCGGTCCGGCCGGCGAAGATGAAACGCCATCGAGGAGCCGCCATGCCCATCGCGCTTCAGGTCAACGGCAAGTCTGTGAACGTGACGGCGGCGGAGGACACGCCGCTGCTCTGGGTCCTGCGGGACGAGCTTTCGCTTACCGGCACGAAGTACGGTTGCGGGATCGCCCAGTGCGGCGCCTGCACCGTGCACGCGGACGGCCAGCCGATCCGGTCCTGCTCGACGCCTATCGGGGCGTTGGCCGGCGTGGCGATCACGACGATCGAGGGGCTGGGCGGAACGCATCCGCTGCAGGAGGCCTGGGTCAGGGCGGACGTGCCGCAGTGCGGCTACTGCCAGTCGGGCCAGATCATGAGCGCCGCGGCCCTGCTGGCCGAGAAGCCCAAGCCCAACGACGCCGACATCGATGCGGCCATGGCCGGAAACATCTGCCGCTGCGGGACCTATCAGCGCATCCGCGCGGCCATCAAGGACGCCGCGGCGACCCCGGCGCCCACGCCGGTCAAGGCCTAGGGAGGGGATCGTCATGAACGCGCATGTGAAGCTCGACGCTCCTCAGGGGCCTTCCCGCCGCGACGTGCTGGTCGTCGGCGCCGTGATGGCCGGCTCCAGCCTGCTGGTCGGCTGTTCGGTGGGCGAACTGCTCAGCGTCGGCGCCAAGACCGAGTTCGGCGCCTTCGGACCCTTCATCAAGATCGCGGAGGACGGCGCGGTCACGGTGATCTCGAAGCACATCGAGTTCGGCCAGGGCAACCACGCCGGCCTCGCCGCCATCGTCGCCGAGGAGCTGGACGCCGACTGGGCGAAGGTGAAGGTCGAGCAGGCTCCCGCCATCGCCAAGGTCTACGCCAACCTCGGCATGGGCGTGCAGGGCACCGGCGGCTCGACGGCGATCTCCAACAGCTGGGAGCAGCTGCGCAAGGCCGGCGCCGGCGCCCGGGCGATGTTCGTTCAGGCCGCGGCCGCCAAGTGGAGCGTCCCGGCCGACCAGATCACCGTCAAGGACAGCATCGTCAGCGGCGGCGGCAAGAGCGCGACCTTCGCCGAGCTGCTGCCTGACGCCGCCAAGATCACTCCGCCCGAAAGCCCGACGCTGAAGGACCCCAAGACCTTCACCCTGATCGGCACCGACCGGGTGCGGCGCAAGGACAGCCGGGCCAAGAGCACCGGCGAGGCGCGCTTCACGATCGACGTGAAGGCCGAGGACCTGATCACCGCCATGGTCGCCCATGCGCCGCGTTTCGGCGCCAAGGTGAAGAGCTTCGACGCGACCGAGGCCAAGAAGGTGGCCGGGGTCATCGACGTGGTCGAGATTCCGAGCGGCGTGGCCGTGCTGGCCGACAACACCTGGGCTGCGCGCCAGGGTCGCGACGCCCTGAAGGTCGAATGGGACGAGACCGAGGCCGAAAAGCGCGGCTCGGAGCAGCTGATGGCCGAGTTCCGCGACATCGCCGCGGGCAAGGGCCCGACCGATCTGAAGTGGACGCCTTTCGACTCGAAGGGCGACGCCGCCGCCAAGGTCGAGGGCGAGACGGTCGAGCTGGCCTACGACTTCCCCTACCTGGCCCATGCGACCATGGAGCCGATGAACTGCGCGGCCCAGATCAAGGACGGCAAGACCAGGCTGACCTTCGCCTCGCAGATCCCGACGGTGGACCAGCTCAACACGGCCAAGATCGTCACTGCCCTGCCGGGGTCGATCGAGATCGAGACCCTGTTCGCGGGGGGCTCGTTCGGGCGGCGGGCGACCTTCCAGTCCGACTACGTGGTCGAATGCGTCCACATCGCCAAGAAGGCGGGCAAGGGCCGGCCGGTGAAGCTGGTCTGGACCCGCGAGGACGACATGCACGCCGGCTACTTCCGGCCGATCGTCCACCATGCGGTGAAGGTGACCCTCGACAAGGACGGTTATCCGGCGGCCTGGCGGCATCGGATCGTGACCCAGTCGATCATGAAGGGTTCGCCCATGCCGATGGGCGAACTGGACGAGACGGCGGTCGAGGGGGCCAAGGGGTCGCCCTACCTGAAGGCGACGCCGGTCGTGGACGCCCAGGTCGCTCTGCCCGAGGCCGGCGTGCCAGTGCTCTGGTGGCGGTCGGTGGGGGCGACCCACACCGCCTACGTGATGGAGCACACCATCGACCAGCTGGCCCGCAAGGCCGGCAAGGATCCGGTCGCCTACCGTCGGGCGCTCTACGAGAAGGCCGGCGCCAAGCGGCATCTGGCGGCGATGGACCTGGCGGTCGAGAAGGCCGGCGCGGCGCCGGCGGGCGCGTCCCGCGGAATCGCCGTCCATGAGTCGTTCGGCTCGGTGGTCGCCCAGGTCGCCGACGTGGCCCTGGCCGAGGGGGCCGAGCCCCGGGTCGTGAAGGTGGTCACCGCCATCGACTGCGGCGTGGCCGTCTCGCCGGACCAGATCGCCGCCCAGATGGAGGGCGGGATCTGCTACGGCCTGTCGGCGGCGCTGTACGGCGAGGTGACGCTGAAGGACGGCGCGGTCGAGCAGAGCAACTTCGACAGCTACCGCGTGCTGCGGATCAACGAGGCGCCGGTGGTGGAGACCCACGTCGTCCCGTCCGGCAACGCGCCGAGCGGGGTGGGCGAGCCCGGAACCCCGGTGATCGCGCCGGCGGTGGCCAACGCCATGCTGGCCGCCGGCAAGCCGGCCGTCCTGCGCCTGCCGTTCGTGCGGCAGGCTGTCTGACAGGGACGAGGGCCGGGGCGTTTGGGGGCCGCCCCGGCCCTCCCACCTAGAAGCTCGTCCGAAGACCGAGCACCAGGTTTCGGCCACGCAGAGGGGCGACGTGGCCGATGAACGAGGCGTGGTTGAGCGCCAGCTCGTCGAGCAGGTTGGTCCCGCGCAGGAACAGTTGGCTGTCGAAGTTGGCGACCTTGAAGTCATAGGCCAGGGTGGCGTTGACCATGTCGTAGCCCGGCGTCGCCTTCTCGAAGGCGGCGATCCGATCCTGGTCGAAGACGTGGATGTACTCCAGCCCGCCCGACCAGGGGCCCTGGGCGAAGTCGCCGCGCACGCCCAGCCGTCCGGCCGGGATGCGGGGCAGGTCGCCGCGGTCGCCGTCCAGTTCCGCCCGGACATAGTCGCCGAACACCGCCGCCGAGACGGCCGGGGTGAACTGATGGCGCACCTCGCCCTCGACGCCGGTGAAGGTCGCGTCCGCCTGGGTGTAGCGGATCAGCCGGAAGTCCTCGAACCGGTCCAGGGTGTTGGCGAAGATGTAGCCGTCGTAGACGTAGCGATAGAGGCTGGCCGAGAAGGTCGTCGGGCCCTCGGTCTTGCGCAACGACAGCTCGATCGACTTTGAGGTCTCGACATCCAGCTTGGCGTCGCCCAGCTCGTAGGTGTTGGTCGCCAGGTGGATGCCGCGGGCGTAGAGTTCCTGGGCCGAGGGCGCGCGCTGGGATCGGGCGATCGACACCGAGGCGACATAGCCCGGAGCGAAGGTCCAGCCGGCCGAGAGCGCGGCGGAGAAGGGCTGGTGGTCCGTGTCCGGTTTGCTCCGGGCCGTCGTTTCCTGCCACTCCTGGCGCAGCGAGCCCTCGAACGACCAGTCGCCGGTCTTGAAGGTCTCGAGCAAGAACAGGGCGTTGTTGGTCGTGCGGCTGGGAACCAGGAAGGATTCCTTCCCGACCGCCGCGAAGTCGCTGCGCGAGACCTGGACGCCGACCACGCCCCGGAAGCCGGCGATCGGCTGATGCTCGACCTCGACCCGGGCATCGTAGCCCTCGTTCGTGAAGGTCGTGTCGATCTCGCCTTCGTCCAGCTCGTGATGGCGATAGTCGGTGTAGCCGCCGCGGAAGCGAAGGCGGGCGACGCCCGGCAGCGGGTCGCTCAGTTCGCCGCGCAGATCGATGCGCCGGCTGAGCAGGTCCACGGTCGGCGCCGCGCCGTGTTCATGGTCGTGGTCATGATCGTGATCATCGTCGCCGTGATCGTGGCCGCCGCAGTGCAGGCTGGAGCCGTGCGGGTGGCAGTCCTCGTACTCGTGGCTGTGGCCGGGCAGACCGTAGTCGCTGCGCTGCTCGGTATAGGCCGCGCCGAGATAGCCGCGCGAGCCGATCCAGGAGAGGCCGACGGTCGCGGTCGAGGTGTTGTTGAAGGAGCCGGCCAGGCGGCTCTCCTTGGAGTCCGGGATCTCGTAGTCCCGCGTACGACGGCCGGCGAGTTCGATCCGCGCCGCCAGGTTTCCGGCGCCGGCGGTCAAGCCGATGACGCCGGACTGTTCGCGATCGGCAGTGCCGAAGCGGACCTCGGCCGCGCCTTCGCCGACGCTCTCGGGGATAGCGGTCGGGATCTTGCGGTCGATCAGGTTCACCGCCCCGCCGATGGCGC
Coding sequences within:
- a CDS encoding (2Fe-2S)-binding protein produces the protein MPIALQVNGKSVNVTAAEDTPLLWVLRDELSLTGTKYGCGIAQCGACTVHADGQPIRSCSTPIGALAGVAITTIEGLGGTHPLQEAWVRADVPQCGYCQSGQIMSAAALLAEKPKPNDADIDAAMAGNICRCGTYQRIRAAIKDAAATPAPTPVKA
- a CDS encoding xanthine dehydrogenase family protein molybdopterin-binding subunit, with product MNAHVKLDAPQGPSRRDVLVVGAVMAGSSLLVGCSVGELLSVGAKTEFGAFGPFIKIAEDGAVTVISKHIEFGQGNHAGLAAIVAEELDADWAKVKVEQAPAIAKVYANLGMGVQGTGGSTAISNSWEQLRKAGAGARAMFVQAAAAKWSVPADQITVKDSIVSGGGKSATFAELLPDAAKITPPESPTLKDPKTFTLIGTDRVRRKDSRAKSTGEARFTIDVKAEDLITAMVAHAPRFGAKVKSFDATEAKKVAGVIDVVEIPSGVAVLADNTWAARQGRDALKVEWDETEAEKRGSEQLMAEFRDIAAGKGPTDLKWTPFDSKGDAAAKVEGETVELAYDFPYLAHATMEPMNCAAQIKDGKTRLTFASQIPTVDQLNTAKIVTALPGSIEIETLFAGGSFGRRATFQSDYVVECVHIAKKAGKGRPVKLVWTREDDMHAGYFRPIVHHAVKVTLDKDGYPAAWRHRIVTQSIMKGSPMPMGELDETAVEGAKGSPYLKATPVVDAQVALPEAGVPVLWWRSVGATHTAYVMEHTIDQLARKAGKDPVAYRRALYEKAGAKRHLAAMDLAVEKAGAAPAGASRGIAVHESFGSVVAQVADVALAEGAEPRVVKVVTAIDCGVAVSPDQIAAQMEGGICYGLSAALYGEVTLKDGAVEQSNFDSYRVLRINEAPVVETHVVPSGNAPSGVGEPGTPVIAPAVANAMLAAGKPAVLRLPFVRQAV
- a CDS encoding TonB-dependent receptor domain-containing protein encodes the protein MPIRSLLLGAASLSALATGAMADDNADAAAQVDAVIVTADPLRRDDADIVASVSVLRGDALVQKRQSTLGETLSGLPGVNSDTFGGGASRPVIRGQTAPRVKVLSDGAGLIDASEVSPDHAVSGEPLLLEGVEVLRGPSALLYGGGAIGGAVNLIDRKIPTAIPESVGEGAAEVRFGTADREQSGVIGLTAGAGNLAARIELAGRRTRDYEIPDSKESRLAGSFNNTSTATVGLSWIGSRGYLGAAYTEQRSDYGLPGHSHEYEDCHPHGSSLHCGGHDHGDDDHDHDHDHEHGAAPTVDLLSRRIDLRGELSDPLPGVARLRFRGGYTDYRHHELDEGEIDTTFTNEGYDARVEVEHQPIAGFRGVVGVQVSRSDFAAVGKESFLVPSRTTNNALFLLETFKTGDWSFEGSLRQEWQETTARSKPDTDHQPFSAALSAGWTFAPGYVASVSIARSQRAPSAQELYARGIHLATNTYELGDAKLDVETSKSIELSLRKTEGPTTFSASLYRYVYDGYIFANTLDRFEDFRLIRYTQADATFTGVEGEVRHQFTPAVSAAVFGDYVRAELDGDRGDLPRIPAGRLGVRGDFAQGPWSGGLEYIHVFDQDRIAAFEKATPGYDMVNATLAYDFKVANFDSQLFLRGTNLLDELALNHASFIGHVAPLRGRNLVLGLRTSF